One window of the Cryptomeria japonica chromosome 7, Sugi_1.0, whole genome shotgun sequence genome contains the following:
- the LOC131060345 gene encoding leucine-rich repeat receptor protein kinase HPCA1 isoform X3, protein METQLLISSFLVLAVCFASWGGVESLTKNEDLVNLNKLKLEWKDTVPPNWRASDPCGSHWDGVNCTWNSQVTSLKLSTMGLKGILPSAIGSLSGLETLDVSYNKDLTGSIPSSLGNLINLKIMLMIGCSFSGQIPNELGNLLNLNFLALNSNGFTGAIPPALGNLSQLHWLDLADNQLSGSLPVSNTNENGLDKLHDARHFHLNRNKLTGTISPNLFHSTMKLVHLLLDGNAFTGEIPSTLELVESLEVLRLDRNSLSGSIPSNIRNLRNVSELNFRNNTLNGTFKVTSNVSRSLVLIDLENNKIIGAQLQKAITVSCRLVGNPACNLESALLWNTSACEPYYKGHSYSTPLTHCRDKICSADSKPNPRTCQCQIPYEGKLKFRAPSFSDLNNASRFMELETTLQTKLGADSVFVRSANFDDQNYLTSEVQIFPVNKTGFRRSEIIGTGFMMGSQNYKAPSSFGTTYFIGDTYFVGNSVPSNSLSSTTIIVLSITAAVLIMMIACMGFYALVQKRRADGEIKLHKPFAGWESKEEQGTSVPNLKGARMFSYMELEKATNRFAQMNEIGSGAYGKVYKGILSGGEMVAIKRANQASLKDRKQFKNEIELLSRVHHRNIVGLLGFCFDKEEQMLVYEYISNGTLRESIHGQTGIRLDWRRRILIALGAAKGLNYLHEFANPPIIHRDVKSTNILLDERLVAMVADFGISRVVSDGGVRAGGQSHVTTQVKGTMGYLDPEYYMTLQLTEKSDIYSFGVVLLELITARPPIERGKNLVQEVKTVLELQGFRGFRHELMDPVLKQSMYITGFENLLNFALCCVEELPENRPSMDIVVKELESIVENERLLNSISTRI, encoded by the exons ATGGAAACCCAACTTCTGATTTCTTCTTTCCTTGTTCTGGCTGTCTGTTTTGCAAGTTGGGGCGGTGTTGAAAGCCTGACAAAGAATGAAGACT TGGTTAATCTCAACAAACTAAAATTGGAATGGAAAGACACAGTGCCACCCAATTGGAGAGCTTCAGATCCGTGTGGGTCTCATTGGGATGGGGTTAACTGCACCTGGAACTCACAAGTGACCTCATT GAAATTATCAACAATGGGACTCAAGGGAATTCTTCCAAGTGCAATTGGTTCTCTTAGTGGACTTGAAACACT GGATGTATCATACAATAAGGACTTGACTGGATCCATTCCCAGCAGCTTGGGGAATTTGATCAATCTGAAAATCAT GTTGATGATTGGATGCAGTTTCTCAGGACAAATTCCAAATGAGTTGGGGAATTTGTTAAATCTGAACTTTCT agccttgaaTTCAAATGGTTTTACTGGCGCTATTCCTCCTGCCCTGGGTAATTTATCACAACTCCACTGGCTAGATCTTGCTGATAATCAGCTCAGTGGCTCTCTTCCAGTCTCGAATACAAATGAGAATGGACTAGACAAACTTCATGATGCAAGACACTT TCACTTAAACAGGAATAAGCTAACAGGCACAATTTCACCAAACCTTTTTCATTCCACGATGAAGCTAGTTCACCT ACTGCTCGATGGAAATGCTTTCACGGGAGAAATACCCTCTACTTTGGAACTGGTAGAATCCTTGGAGGTGTT GAGGCTTGATAGGAACTCTTTAAGCGGTTCAATTCCTTCCAACATCAGGAATTTGAGAAATGTTTCGGAACT GAATTTTCGTAATAACACTTTGAATGGGACATTTAAAGTCACAAGCAATGTTAGTCGGAGCCTGGTATTGATAGATCTTGAGAACAACAAAATCATTGGAGCTCAACTTCAAAAAGCTATCACCGTAAG TTGTAGGCTTGTAGGAAATCCAGCTTGCAACCTTGAATCAGCCCTCCTGTGGAACACTTCAGCATGTGAACCTTATTACAAAGGTCATTCCTATTCAACTCCTTTGACACATTGCAGAGACAAAATATGCTCTGCAGATTCCAAACCAAATCCAAGGACCTGCCAATGCCAGATACCATATGAGGGTAAATTGAAATTCAGGGCTCCCTCATTTTCAGATCTGAACAATGCATCGAGATTCATGGAGTTAGAGACTACACTACAGACAAAGTTGGGTGCTGATTCAGTCTTTGTTCGGTCTGCAAATTTTGACGACCAGAACTATTTAACCTCTGAAGTGCAGATTTTTCCTGTTAATAAAACTGGTTTTAGACGATCAGAGATTATTGGGACAGGTTTCATGATGGGCAGCCAAAACTATAAAGCCCCAAGTTCATTTGGAACTACTTATTTTATAGGCGATACATATTTCGTTG GTAATTCAGTGCCATCTAACAGCCTTAGCTCGACTACAATAATTGTTCTGTCGATTACAGCAGCTGTGTTAATTATGATGATTGCTTGCATGGGATTTTATGCCTTGGTGCAGAAAAGAAGGGCCGATGGGGAAATTAAACTGCACAAACCTTTTG CTGGCTGGGAATCCAAAGAAGAACAAGGTACAAGTGTTCCAAACCTTAAAGGTGCGAGAATGTTTTCTTATATGGAGCTAGAAAAAGCTACAAATAGATTTGCTCAGATGAATGAAATTGGTTCGGGAGCATATGGCAAG GTTTACAAAGGAATTCTGAGCGGAGGCGAAATGGTGGCTATAAAAAGGGCCAATCAAGCATCTCTGAAAGATAGAAAACAATTCAAGAACGAGATAGAATTGTTATCGCGAGTGCATCATAGGAACATTGTGGGATTGCTTGGGTTTTGCTTTGACAAAGAGGAACAGATGCTGGTGTATGAATATATATCAAATGGAACTCTCAGAGAAAGTATCCATG GACAAACTGGTATTCGTCTGGATTGGAGAAGAAGAATTCTTATAGCATTGGGTGCCGCCAAGGGTTTAAACTATCTCCACGAATTTGCAAATCCACCCATAATACATAGAGATGTCAAATCTACCAATATATTACTGGATGAAAGGTTGGTTGCCATGGTTGCGGACTTTGGTATTTCTAGAGTTGTTTCAGACGGCGGTGTACGTGCTGGAGGTCAAAGCCATGTAACAACTCAAGTAAAAGGAACAATG GGCTACTTGGATCCAGAGTACTACATGACACTACAGCTTACAGAGAAGAGTGACATCTATAGTTTTGGTGTTGTATTGCTGGAGCTTATTACTGCACGACCCCCTATTGAAAGGGGTAAAAATTTGGTTCAAGAGGTCAAAACGGTCTTGGAATTACAGGGATTCAGAGGCTTTCGACATGAATTAATGGATCCAGTTTTAAAGCAGTCTATGTACATTACAGGCTTTGAAAATCTTCTTAATTTTGCCTTGTGTTGTGTAGAGGAACTGCCAGAAAATCGACCCAGCATGGATATAGTGGTGAAGGAACTAGAATCCATTGTAGAAAATGAGAGGCTTCTTAATTCGATATCAACCCGGATTTGA
- the LOC131060345 gene encoding leucine-rich repeat receptor protein kinase HPCA1 isoform X2, which translates to METQLLISSFLVLAVCFASWGGVESLTKNEDLVNLNKLKLEWKDTVPPNWRASDPCGSHWDGVNCTWNSQVTSLKLSTMGLKGILPSAIGSLSGLETLDVSYNKDLTGSIPSSLGNLINLKIMLMIGCSFSGQIPNELGNLLNLNFLALNSNGFTGAIPPALGNLSQLHWLDLADNQLSGSLPVSNTNENGLDKLHDARHFHLNRNKLTGTISPNLFHSTMKLVHLLLDGNAFTGEIPSTLELVESLEVLRLDRNSLSGSIPSNIRNLRNVSELYLSNNKLNGAVPDLSTLTRLHYLDLSNNSFDPLEIPPWLASLQQLTTIAMENLRFTGEIYHKILELPLLETLNFRNNTLNGTFKVTSNVSRSLVLIDLENNKIIGAQLQKAITVRLVGNPACNLESALLWNTSACEPYYKGHSYSTPLTHCRDKICSADSKPNPRTCQCQIPYEGKLKFRAPSFSDLNNASRFMELETTLQTKLGADSVFVRSANFDDQNYLTSEVQIFPVNKTGFRRSEIIGTGFMMGSQNYKAPSSFGTTYFIGDTYFVGNSVPSNSLSSTTIIVLSITAAVLIMMIACMGFYALVQKRRADGEIKLHKPFAGWESKEEQGTSVPNLKGARMFSYMELEKATNRFAQMNEIGSGAYGKVYKGILSGGEMVAIKRANQASLKDRKQFKNEIELLSRVHHRNIVGLLGFCFDKEEQMLVYEYISNGTLRESIHGQTGIRLDWRRRILIALGAAKGLNYLHEFANPPIIHRDVKSTNILLDERLVAMVADFGISRVVSDGGVRAGGQSHVTTQVKGTMGYLDPEYYMTLQLTEKSDIYSFGVVLLELITARPPIERGKNLVQEVKTVLELQGFRGFRHELMDPVLKQSMYITGFENLLNFALCCVEELPENRPSMDIVVKELESIVENERLLNSISTRI; encoded by the exons ATGGAAACCCAACTTCTGATTTCTTCTTTCCTTGTTCTGGCTGTCTGTTTTGCAAGTTGGGGCGGTGTTGAAAGCCTGACAAAGAATGAAGACT TGGTTAATCTCAACAAACTAAAATTGGAATGGAAAGACACAGTGCCACCCAATTGGAGAGCTTCAGATCCGTGTGGGTCTCATTGGGATGGGGTTAACTGCACCTGGAACTCACAAGTGACCTCATT GAAATTATCAACAATGGGACTCAAGGGAATTCTTCCAAGTGCAATTGGTTCTCTTAGTGGACTTGAAACACT GGATGTATCATACAATAAGGACTTGACTGGATCCATTCCCAGCAGCTTGGGGAATTTGATCAATCTGAAAATCAT GTTGATGATTGGATGCAGTTTCTCAGGACAAATTCCAAATGAGTTGGGGAATTTGTTAAATCTGAACTTTCT agccttgaaTTCAAATGGTTTTACTGGCGCTATTCCTCCTGCCCTGGGTAATTTATCACAACTCCACTGGCTAGATCTTGCTGATAATCAGCTCAGTGGCTCTCTTCCAGTCTCGAATACAAATGAGAATGGACTAGACAAACTTCATGATGCAAGACACTT TCACTTAAACAGGAATAAGCTAACAGGCACAATTTCACCAAACCTTTTTCATTCCACGATGAAGCTAGTTCACCT ACTGCTCGATGGAAATGCTTTCACGGGAGAAATACCCTCTACTTTGGAACTGGTAGAATCCTTGGAGGTGTT GAGGCTTGATAGGAACTCTTTAAGCGGTTCAATTCCTTCCAACATCAGGAATTTGAGAAATGTTTCGGAACT GTATCTATCAAACAACAAATTGAATGGTGCTGTACCTGACTTATCCACTTTGACCCGCCTTCACTACTT GGATTTGAGCAACAATTCGTTTGATCCCTTGGAAATTCCTCCATGGTTGGCTTCTTTACAACAGTTAACAACAAT AGCAATGGAAAATTTAAGGTTCACAGGAGAGATTTACCACAAGATTCTTGAGCTGCCCCTTCTTGAGACTTT GAATTTTCGTAATAACACTTTGAATGGGACATTTAAAGTCACAAGCAATGTTAGTCGGAGCCTGGTATTGATAGATCTTGAGAACAACAAAATCATTGGAGCTCAACTTCAAAAAGCTATCACCGTAAG GCTTGTAGGAAATCCAGCTTGCAACCTTGAATCAGCCCTCCTGTGGAACACTTCAGCATGTGAACCTTATTACAAAGGTCATTCCTATTCAACTCCTTTGACACATTGCAGAGACAAAATATGCTCTGCAGATTCCAAACCAAATCCAAGGACCTGCCAATGCCAGATACCATATGAGGGTAAATTGAAATTCAGGGCTCCCTCATTTTCAGATCTGAACAATGCATCGAGATTCATGGAGTTAGAGACTACACTACAGACAAAGTTGGGTGCTGATTCAGTCTTTGTTCGGTCTGCAAATTTTGACGACCAGAACTATTTAACCTCTGAAGTGCAGATTTTTCCTGTTAATAAAACTGGTTTTAGACGATCAGAGATTATTGGGACAGGTTTCATGATGGGCAGCCAAAACTATAAAGCCCCAAGTTCATTTGGAACTACTTATTTTATAGGCGATACATATTTCGTTG GTAATTCAGTGCCATCTAACAGCCTTAGCTCGACTACAATAATTGTTCTGTCGATTACAGCAGCTGTGTTAATTATGATGATTGCTTGCATGGGATTTTATGCCTTGGTGCAGAAAAGAAGGGCCGATGGGGAAATTAAACTGCACAAACCTTTTG CTGGCTGGGAATCCAAAGAAGAACAAGGTACAAGTGTTCCAAACCTTAAAGGTGCGAGAATGTTTTCTTATATGGAGCTAGAAAAAGCTACAAATAGATTTGCTCAGATGAATGAAATTGGTTCGGGAGCATATGGCAAG GTTTACAAAGGAATTCTGAGCGGAGGCGAAATGGTGGCTATAAAAAGGGCCAATCAAGCATCTCTGAAAGATAGAAAACAATTCAAGAACGAGATAGAATTGTTATCGCGAGTGCATCATAGGAACATTGTGGGATTGCTTGGGTTTTGCTTTGACAAAGAGGAACAGATGCTGGTGTATGAATATATATCAAATGGAACTCTCAGAGAAAGTATCCATG GACAAACTGGTATTCGTCTGGATTGGAGAAGAAGAATTCTTATAGCATTGGGTGCCGCCAAGGGTTTAAACTATCTCCACGAATTTGCAAATCCACCCATAATACATAGAGATGTCAAATCTACCAATATATTACTGGATGAAAGGTTGGTTGCCATGGTTGCGGACTTTGGTATTTCTAGAGTTGTTTCAGACGGCGGTGTACGTGCTGGAGGTCAAAGCCATGTAACAACTCAAGTAAAAGGAACAATG GGCTACTTGGATCCAGAGTACTACATGACACTACAGCTTACAGAGAAGAGTGACATCTATAGTTTTGGTGTTGTATTGCTGGAGCTTATTACTGCACGACCCCCTATTGAAAGGGGTAAAAATTTGGTTCAAGAGGTCAAAACGGTCTTGGAATTACAGGGATTCAGAGGCTTTCGACATGAATTAATGGATCCAGTTTTAAAGCAGTCTATGTACATTACAGGCTTTGAAAATCTTCTTAATTTTGCCTTGTGTTGTGTAGAGGAACTGCCAGAAAATCGACCCAGCATGGATATAGTGGTGAAGGAACTAGAATCCATTGTAGAAAATGAGAGGCTTCTTAATTCGATATCAACCCGGATTTGA
- the LOC131060345 gene encoding leucine-rich repeat receptor protein kinase HPCA1 isoform X1: METQLLISSFLVLAVCFASWGGVESLTKNEDLVNLNKLKLEWKDTVPPNWRASDPCGSHWDGVNCTWNSQVTSLKLSTMGLKGILPSAIGSLSGLETLDVSYNKDLTGSIPSSLGNLINLKIMLMIGCSFSGQIPNELGNLLNLNFLALNSNGFTGAIPPALGNLSQLHWLDLADNQLSGSLPVSNTNENGLDKLHDARHFHLNRNKLTGTISPNLFHSTMKLVHLLLDGNAFTGEIPSTLELVESLEVLRLDRNSLSGSIPSNIRNLRNVSELYLSNNKLNGAVPDLSTLTRLHYLDLSNNSFDPLEIPPWLASLQQLTTIAMENLRFTGEIYHKILELPLLETLNFRNNTLNGTFKVTSNVSRSLVLIDLENNKIIGAQLQKAITVSCRLVGNPACNLESALLWNTSACEPYYKGHSYSTPLTHCRDKICSADSKPNPRTCQCQIPYEGKLKFRAPSFSDLNNASRFMELETTLQTKLGADSVFVRSANFDDQNYLTSEVQIFPVNKTGFRRSEIIGTGFMMGSQNYKAPSSFGTTYFIGDTYFVGNSVPSNSLSSTTIIVLSITAAVLIMMIACMGFYALVQKRRADGEIKLHKPFAGWESKEEQGTSVPNLKGARMFSYMELEKATNRFAQMNEIGSGAYGKVYKGILSGGEMVAIKRANQASLKDRKQFKNEIELLSRVHHRNIVGLLGFCFDKEEQMLVYEYISNGTLRESIHGQTGIRLDWRRRILIALGAAKGLNYLHEFANPPIIHRDVKSTNILLDERLVAMVADFGISRVVSDGGVRAGGQSHVTTQVKGTMGYLDPEYYMTLQLTEKSDIYSFGVVLLELITARPPIERGKNLVQEVKTVLELQGFRGFRHELMDPVLKQSMYITGFENLLNFALCCVEELPENRPSMDIVVKELESIVENERLLNSISTRI; this comes from the exons ATGGAAACCCAACTTCTGATTTCTTCTTTCCTTGTTCTGGCTGTCTGTTTTGCAAGTTGGGGCGGTGTTGAAAGCCTGACAAAGAATGAAGACT TGGTTAATCTCAACAAACTAAAATTGGAATGGAAAGACACAGTGCCACCCAATTGGAGAGCTTCAGATCCGTGTGGGTCTCATTGGGATGGGGTTAACTGCACCTGGAACTCACAAGTGACCTCATT GAAATTATCAACAATGGGACTCAAGGGAATTCTTCCAAGTGCAATTGGTTCTCTTAGTGGACTTGAAACACT GGATGTATCATACAATAAGGACTTGACTGGATCCATTCCCAGCAGCTTGGGGAATTTGATCAATCTGAAAATCAT GTTGATGATTGGATGCAGTTTCTCAGGACAAATTCCAAATGAGTTGGGGAATTTGTTAAATCTGAACTTTCT agccttgaaTTCAAATGGTTTTACTGGCGCTATTCCTCCTGCCCTGGGTAATTTATCACAACTCCACTGGCTAGATCTTGCTGATAATCAGCTCAGTGGCTCTCTTCCAGTCTCGAATACAAATGAGAATGGACTAGACAAACTTCATGATGCAAGACACTT TCACTTAAACAGGAATAAGCTAACAGGCACAATTTCACCAAACCTTTTTCATTCCACGATGAAGCTAGTTCACCT ACTGCTCGATGGAAATGCTTTCACGGGAGAAATACCCTCTACTTTGGAACTGGTAGAATCCTTGGAGGTGTT GAGGCTTGATAGGAACTCTTTAAGCGGTTCAATTCCTTCCAACATCAGGAATTTGAGAAATGTTTCGGAACT GTATCTATCAAACAACAAATTGAATGGTGCTGTACCTGACTTATCCACTTTGACCCGCCTTCACTACTT GGATTTGAGCAACAATTCGTTTGATCCCTTGGAAATTCCTCCATGGTTGGCTTCTTTACAACAGTTAACAACAAT AGCAATGGAAAATTTAAGGTTCACAGGAGAGATTTACCACAAGATTCTTGAGCTGCCCCTTCTTGAGACTTT GAATTTTCGTAATAACACTTTGAATGGGACATTTAAAGTCACAAGCAATGTTAGTCGGAGCCTGGTATTGATAGATCTTGAGAACAACAAAATCATTGGAGCTCAACTTCAAAAAGCTATCACCGTAAG TTGTAGGCTTGTAGGAAATCCAGCTTGCAACCTTGAATCAGCCCTCCTGTGGAACACTTCAGCATGTGAACCTTATTACAAAGGTCATTCCTATTCAACTCCTTTGACACATTGCAGAGACAAAATATGCTCTGCAGATTCCAAACCAAATCCAAGGACCTGCCAATGCCAGATACCATATGAGGGTAAATTGAAATTCAGGGCTCCCTCATTTTCAGATCTGAACAATGCATCGAGATTCATGGAGTTAGAGACTACACTACAGACAAAGTTGGGTGCTGATTCAGTCTTTGTTCGGTCTGCAAATTTTGACGACCAGAACTATTTAACCTCTGAAGTGCAGATTTTTCCTGTTAATAAAACTGGTTTTAGACGATCAGAGATTATTGGGACAGGTTTCATGATGGGCAGCCAAAACTATAAAGCCCCAAGTTCATTTGGAACTACTTATTTTATAGGCGATACATATTTCGTTG GTAATTCAGTGCCATCTAACAGCCTTAGCTCGACTACAATAATTGTTCTGTCGATTACAGCAGCTGTGTTAATTATGATGATTGCTTGCATGGGATTTTATGCCTTGGTGCAGAAAAGAAGGGCCGATGGGGAAATTAAACTGCACAAACCTTTTG CTGGCTGGGAATCCAAAGAAGAACAAGGTACAAGTGTTCCAAACCTTAAAGGTGCGAGAATGTTTTCTTATATGGAGCTAGAAAAAGCTACAAATAGATTTGCTCAGATGAATGAAATTGGTTCGGGAGCATATGGCAAG GTTTACAAAGGAATTCTGAGCGGAGGCGAAATGGTGGCTATAAAAAGGGCCAATCAAGCATCTCTGAAAGATAGAAAACAATTCAAGAACGAGATAGAATTGTTATCGCGAGTGCATCATAGGAACATTGTGGGATTGCTTGGGTTTTGCTTTGACAAAGAGGAACAGATGCTGGTGTATGAATATATATCAAATGGAACTCTCAGAGAAAGTATCCATG GACAAACTGGTATTCGTCTGGATTGGAGAAGAAGAATTCTTATAGCATTGGGTGCCGCCAAGGGTTTAAACTATCTCCACGAATTTGCAAATCCACCCATAATACATAGAGATGTCAAATCTACCAATATATTACTGGATGAAAGGTTGGTTGCCATGGTTGCGGACTTTGGTATTTCTAGAGTTGTTTCAGACGGCGGTGTACGTGCTGGAGGTCAAAGCCATGTAACAACTCAAGTAAAAGGAACAATG GGCTACTTGGATCCAGAGTACTACATGACACTACAGCTTACAGAGAAGAGTGACATCTATAGTTTTGGTGTTGTATTGCTGGAGCTTATTACTGCACGACCCCCTATTGAAAGGGGTAAAAATTTGGTTCAAGAGGTCAAAACGGTCTTGGAATTACAGGGATTCAGAGGCTTTCGACATGAATTAATGGATCCAGTTTTAAAGCAGTCTATGTACATTACAGGCTTTGAAAATCTTCTTAATTTTGCCTTGTGTTGTGTAGAGGAACTGCCAGAAAATCGACCCAGCATGGATATAGTGGTGAAGGAACTAGAATCCATTGTAGAAAATGAGAGGCTTCTTAATTCGATATCAACCCGGATTTGA